The genomic interval TTCTACAGTTCAGTCTGGTCGTCCAGATAATGCTCTGGCATTTCAACCTCAGAGAAATTACTCACCGTATAGGCATGATGTGAAATTGCATCCAAGGGATATTGCCTTAGCTGAGCAGTACAACAGATTTGGGTTCGAATTGAGGAATGATGCCAGCTATGATCACTACAAAGCATCACCATCTAATGACAATTATCAAGTGTTGGGAAATGTTTTGGGCAAAGGAGGTTTGTTTAGTTATAAGGGCCAAGAGTATGCTACAGTGGAACCAAATTCCAAACCTCCTAAAACATCTGTGATGTCTAAGAGGTCTACGAGATCAACACCTCGGGCACCGAGTGTTCCTATTCCAGCCAATATTCGACACACCTATGGCGATTCTGTGTGTCGTGACGTCATTGAGGATGCCCAAATTTTGATAAAGGAAGGAATGTCGCCAGTTCCGTCCAAAGGAACCCCAGTTCACTCTAAATCAGGGACACcaaacagcagcagcagcaaacCAGGGCAAGGTGAACCACCTATCGAAGCAGCTGATACATTTTATGATGACCTTGGTAATGCATTGAGACAAGACATCTTCAATGGGGTTTCCTACAGTCATTTGAAAAGCCTTAACACCAGTTCCTACACAGCTGACATTGCCAAGAGGTCCACAGAGTCTTATCCGCCAAAGTTTGCCGTCCAGCGCAATGCAGACAGTAAGTTTTTTCACTGAAGTTGATAACTATTTCTATAAACTAGTTGGAAAAGGAGGGATAATTGTGGTTTCTCTTCTGTTGCTAACAGCAGTAATAAAGTTCATCCTTAGgttatcaaatgtaaagtacagtATGAGCTAAATATACAGCTCTGCAGAAATTTATTCTCAgccaaaattgaaaatattttaatctgTCAACAAAGTTTATTTGCATATCTCCCAAACATCTCGTGACAATTCTTCTCACAGCAGGATGGTTAATTGGAAATCTAATGTAGAGaaacaaataacacattttGCAGCTTTTACCGACGTATGGTAAAATATATCTGGTATTTTGAAGTTAGCAGTGTTTTCTTCTGTCCTTAGgttatcaaatgtaaagtacagtATGAGCTAAATATATACAGCTCTGCAGAAATTTATCCTCAgccaatattgaaaatatttcaatctgtcttcaaatgtcaaCAAAGTTTATTTGCATATGTATCTCCCAAACATCTCGTGACAATTCTTCTCACAGCAGAATGGTTAATTGGAAATCAAATGTAGAGaaacaaataacacattttGCAGATTTACGGACGAATGGTAATAGATATCTGGTAATTGTAGTTAGTAGTGTCTTCTTCTGTCATGCGCTGAAAAGTGTGAAAAGCTTTGTAGCTTGTAATTCATGCACCTGACTGCACCCAATTATTAAACATCATTGGTTTAAGTACTGTAGCAAActgtggaaaataaaaaaataaatatcaggGTTGGTCACTAATTCTTGGGACCATTTACCAGTTTCAAAaccatcataaatgaaactCTGTGATTCACTGAGTTCCTGCAGAACATTTTACCAATAGATTCAGTGGATATTAATGAAACTGGAAAATGACTGTGAAAAACAGCCAGTTGATTTGAATTGATGTGATTTCAATTTCAAGTAATTTCAACATTATGCCTCAGGAAGAACACTAAACTGGTTGCAAATTGCCTGTGTATTTGGTTGAGAGCAGAACCAATCAGTTTACAAAATGATATGCAGGGTTTTTCATTCAAAGACTACACTGTCCTACATTTGTTTAAATCCATCTCTTTTAAAATTCTACAGTTGCTTTGTTTAAAAACTGCTAGTTACAGTATCTTCCAACTTGAATAACTATTGATTGTTTGCAAAATGTGCATTGTAAATGATCAACAACAACAGTTACAAACATCTTGTGATCAATCATATTGAACCTTTCAACAGTAATCACCACTTTACACTTCATTAACTACTC from Apostichopus japonicus isolate 1M-3 chromosome 19, ASM3797524v1, whole genome shotgun sequence carries:
- the LOC139959352 gene encoding uncharacterized protein, translating into MSKYFDLKAKRTDAVAPRSLFGTTNEIKDKKALREAKNLKTPEKPLKPDKLADYKPDDVNQVMTNEENKYSDQKDKAKCANMKLKQAELNALNFHPQASTVQSGRPDNALAFQPQRNYSPYRHDVKLHPRDIALAEQYNRFGFELRNDASYDHYKASPSNDNYQVLGNVLGKGGLFSYKGQEYATVEPNSKPPKTSVMSKRSTRSTPRAPSVPIPANIRHTYGDSVCRDVIEDAQILIKEGMSPVPSKGTPVHSKSGTPNSSSSKPGQGEPPIEAADTFYDDLGNALRQDIFNGVSYSHLKSLNTSSYTADIAKRSTESYPPKFAVQRNADSKWNEDMVVNQRLMKQWDSVMAERLQKPE